A region from the Bacillus sp. (in: firmicutes) genome encodes:
- a CDS encoding thiazole synthase, with product MMMLTIGPYSFQSRLLLGTGKYPNMDIQREAVEVSGAEILTFAVRRMNIFEPNQPNFLEKLDLEQYKLLPNTAGASTAEEAVRIARLAKASGLCDMVKVEVIGCSKTLLPDPVETLKATEMLLEEGFIVLPYTSDDVVLAKRLQELGCHAIMPGASPIGSGQGIINPMNLSLIIEQATVPVIVDAGIGSPADVALAMELGADGVLLNTAVAAAQDPVKMAKAMKLAIEAGRLGFEAGRIPKKRYAIASSPMEGMSIV from the coding sequence TTGATGATGTTAACCATTGGACCATATTCGTTTCAATCACGCTTGTTATTAGGGACTGGAAAATATCCAAATATGGATATTCAGCGAGAAGCAGTAGAAGTGTCTGGTGCGGAGATATTAACGTTTGCTGTTCGACGTATGAACATTTTTGAACCGAATCAACCGAATTTTTTAGAAAAGCTAGACTTAGAGCAATATAAATTACTTCCGAATACAGCTGGAGCCTCAACAGCGGAAGAAGCGGTACGTATTGCCCGATTAGCAAAAGCATCCGGCTTGTGCGACATGGTGAAGGTAGAAGTGATTGGTTGCTCAAAAACGTTACTTCCAGATCCAGTCGAAACACTAAAAGCAACGGAAATGTTGCTAGAGGAAGGATTCATCGTGTTACCTTATACGTCCGATGATGTGGTGCTAGCCAAGCGTTTACAAGAATTAGGCTGTCACGCCATTATGCCAGGTGCATCACCAATTGGTTCGGGTCAAGGAATTATCAATCCGATGAATCTGAGCCTCATCATTGAGCAAGCAACGGTACCGGTTATTGTTGATGCAGGAATCGGAAGCCCTGCCGATGTGGCTCTCGCTATGGAATTAGGGGCTGATGGCGTGCTATTGAATACGGCGGTCGCCGCAGCTCAAGATCCGGTTAAAATGGCGAAAGCAATGAAACTAGCCATTGAAGCAGGCCGACTTGGTTTTGAAGCAGGACGTATTCCGAAAAAACGGTATGCGATCGCAAGTAGTCCAATGGAAGGAATGAGTATCGTTTGA
- the tenA gene encoding thiaminase II — protein MSFSKTLRQEADGLWEASFHHPFVKQLGDGTLNLQCFRYYVLQDAYYLGHFARVQALGAAKAIDLPTTARMAHHAQNTYQAELSLHERFAKQLGITEEEKASMMPAPTAYAYTSHMYRAAYEGHLGDIVAAILPCYWLYYEIGERLKDCRPDEPIYQEWIAAYGSEWFRQLVEEQISRLDAIAEVVTEADRQRMKQHFLISSHYEYLFWEMAYTLESWPMTGKEKEQYATL, from the coding sequence ATGTCATTTTCAAAGACGCTTCGGCAAGAAGCAGATGGCCTATGGGAAGCAAGCTTTCATCATCCTTTTGTGAAACAGCTTGGGGATGGAACGCTTAATTTACAATGTTTTCGATACTATGTACTGCAAGATGCGTATTATTTAGGTCACTTTGCGAGAGTGCAAGCGCTCGGAGCAGCAAAAGCCATTGATTTACCTACTACCGCTCGTATGGCACATCACGCACAAAATACGTACCAAGCCGAGCTCTCGTTACATGAGCGTTTTGCAAAGCAATTAGGAATTACGGAAGAAGAGAAGGCTTCGATGATGCCAGCTCCGACTGCTTACGCGTATACGTCCCACATGTATCGGGCGGCGTACGAAGGTCATTTAGGAGATATTGTGGCTGCCATTTTGCCATGTTATTGGCTTTATTACGAAATTGGTGAACGGCTAAAAGATTGTCGACCAGATGAGCCCATTTATCAAGAATGGATTGCTGCTTACGGGTCGGAATGGTTCCGTCAACTCGTAGAAGAGCAGATATCACGACTTGATGCGATTGCGGAAGTAGTAACGGAAGCGGATCGCCAACGAATGAAACAACATTTTCTAATTAGCAGTCATTATGAATATTTATTTTGGGAAATGGCGTACACATTAGAATCTTGGCCAATGACAGGAAAGGAGAAGGAACAATATGCAACACTCTAA
- a CDS encoding energy-coupling factor transporter transmembrane protein EcfT: MRWELTYRETWLHQMNPAVKLLVMLFFFITVLFIHNPNVSFYIMVGCLLMFVLFTGYRWKHLLMFLLPFLVIFISTSTSMMFFGKGETTWWKWGLIHITEESFYRGLHLGFRALTFALLGLTFSLTTRPVYLFYSLMQQLKLKPKYAYSFLAGARLIPIMFLEFQTIRQALMVRGVMNEKGVKAFVERMNRYAIPLLSQSIRRAQRLAVAMQAKGFSEESERTYYYEMKINKHDVLFSFGMLVFTLLIYFMAVTFPWFPMTDVR, encoded by the coding sequence ATGAGATGGGAATTGACCTATCGGGAAACGTGGCTCCATCAAATGAACCCAGCTGTGAAACTGCTGGTTATGCTCTTCTTTTTTATTACTGTGTTGTTCATTCATAATCCAAACGTGTCGTTTTACATCATGGTAGGATGTTTACTCATGTTCGTTTTATTTACGGGCTATCGTTGGAAACACCTTCTCATGTTCCTCCTTCCTTTTTTGGTTATTTTTATCTCAACGTCCACGTCGATGATGTTTTTCGGCAAAGGCGAAACCACTTGGTGGAAATGGGGACTGATACACATCACAGAGGAAAGCTTTTATCGTGGGTTGCATTTAGGGTTTCGTGCCCTTACGTTTGCCTTGCTCGGTTTAACGTTTTCTTTAACAACAAGACCAGTGTATTTGTTCTATTCGTTAATGCAGCAGCTAAAGCTAAAGCCGAAATATGCCTATAGCTTTTTAGCAGGGGCCCGACTTATTCCAATCATGTTTTTGGAATTTCAAACGATTCGGCAGGCTTTAATGGTAAGAGGAGTCATGAATGAAAAAGGAGTCAAAGCGTTTGTCGAGCGCATGAACCGATACGCGATCCCTTTGCTTTCACAAAGCATTCGACGGGCGCAACGATTGGCGGTAGCGATGCAGGCGAAAGGATTTTCAGAAGAGTCAGAACGAACGTATTATTACGAAATGAAAATCAACAAACATGACGTTCTTTTTTCTTTTGGTATGCTCGTCTTTACTCTGCTTATATATTTCATGGCTGTTACCTTTCCGTGGTTCCCGATGACCGATGTCCGCTAG
- a CDS encoding helix-turn-helix transcriptional regulator yields MSQFGENLRMIREQRKMTQQELALKARLGTQTIEKYESGEYIPDTQTILRLSTVLDVPASELLENEVQEKTTSIDPEIVQLIKEIGTKKAKLILRKAKEFSEQDFLRVMQMLYEIKYEKNE; encoded by the coding sequence ATGTCTCAATTTGGTGAAAATTTACGGATGATTCGCGAACAACGTAAGATGACTCAGCAAGAATTAGCTTTAAAAGCACGGTTAGGAACACAAACGATTGAAAAATACGAATCGGGAGAATATATTCCAGACACTCAAACCATTTTACGTCTTTCTACTGTTTTAGACGTCCCCGCCTCAGAATTATTAGAGAATGAAGTGCAAGAAAAAACGACTTCTATTGATCCGGAAATTGTTCAACTAATCAAAGAAATTGGAACGAAAAAAGCAAAATTAATTTTACGTAAAGCAAAAGAGTTCTCTGAACAAGATTTCTTACGCGTTATGCAAATGTTGTACGAAATTAAATACGAAAAAAACGAATAA
- a CDS encoding sodium-dependent transporter, giving the protein MNQQEQWSSKIGFILAAAGSAIGLGAIWKFPYMAGTNGGSVFFFLFILFTVLIGAPVLLAEFIIGRHAQTDAVRAYKKIAPNSAWHWVGYLGVVASFVLLSFYSVVGGWIVSYLLRSLSGLLIGKTQEEYNQLFGSIISNPWEVLLAQFIFLVLTILIVQGGIQQGIERASRYMMPALFILFLVLVIRSLTLDGAMEGIQFLLVPDFSYLNGQTALLALGQAFFALSVGVSVMVTYASYLGKEENLPKSATSVAVLNIFISFLAGLVVFPAVFALGFEPASGPGLVFVVLPAVFNELAFGGFFFFIFMVLLLFATLTSSISMLEIVVAVLTKSEQRKRKKFTWISGLLIFIAGIPSALSFGIFAKPLLFEKTFFDLADYFVSNISLPLGALLISLFVGYKIPREQVWAEMKQGATMKHTLFTIWYVSVRYIAPIGIIIIFLNSLGLF; this is encoded by the coding sequence ATGAATCAGCAAGAACAATGGTCGTCAAAAATCGGCTTTATTTTAGCCGCAGCTGGTTCTGCCATCGGATTAGGGGCCATTTGGAAATTCCCTTACATGGCAGGAACAAACGGTGGCAGCGTATTCTTTTTCTTATTTATCTTGTTCACCGTTCTAATTGGGGCGCCCGTGTTGTTAGCAGAATTTATCATCGGTCGCCATGCCCAGACTGATGCTGTTCGTGCCTACAAAAAAATTGCACCGAATAGCGCTTGGCATTGGGTTGGATATTTAGGAGTCGTCGCATCCTTTGTCCTTTTGTCCTTTTATAGCGTTGTCGGCGGGTGGATTGTCTCCTATTTACTTCGAAGTCTAAGTGGCTTATTAATCGGAAAGACACAAGAAGAATATAATCAACTTTTTGGTTCTATTATCAGTAATCCATGGGAAGTACTACTTGCTCAATTCATCTTCTTAGTACTAACGATCCTTATCGTTCAAGGTGGTATTCAACAAGGAATTGAGCGCGCGAGCCGTTATATGATGCCAGCCTTATTTATCTTATTTTTAGTATTAGTCATACGCTCGTTAACGCTCGATGGCGCGATGGAAGGGATTCAATTCCTTCTAGTTCCTGATTTTAGTTACTTAAATGGCCAAACGGCATTACTTGCTCTTGGACAAGCCTTCTTTGCGTTAAGTGTGGGTGTTTCAGTCATGGTAACTTACGCTTCTTATTTAGGCAAAGAAGAAAACTTACCAAAATCGGCCACGTCGGTCGCCGTCTTAAATATTTTTATTTCATTCTTAGCAGGCCTGGTTGTGTTTCCAGCCGTTTTCGCACTAGGATTTGAGCCAGCTAGCGGTCCTGGTCTTGTCTTCGTTGTCTTACCAGCCGTGTTTAACGAATTAGCGTTTGGAGGCTTTTTCTTCTTTATTTTCATGGTTCTGTTACTATTTGCGACACTCACATCCTCAATATCGATGCTAGAGATTGTGGTCGCCGTCTTAACGAAATCCGAACAACGAAAGCGTAAAAAATTTACCTGGATTTCCGGTCTGTTGATTTTTATTGCTGGTATTCCAAGCGCCTTATCGTTTGGTATATTTGCCAAGCCACTCCTATTCGAAAAAACTTTCTTCGATCTAGCCGATTACTTTGTTAGTAATATTTCCTTACCGTTAGGTGCTTTGTTGATCTCACTCTTTGTCGGATACAAAATTCCGCGCGAACAAGTTTGGGCCGAAATGAAGCAAGGGGCAACGATGAAACACACATTATTTACAATTTGGTATGTCTCTGTTCGTTATATCGCCCCAATTGGTATTATCATTATTTTCTTAAATTCGTTAGGGCTCTTTTAA
- the thiS gene encoding thiamine biosynthesis protein ThiS — MELHINGETLQLPDDIRTVEDLLIHFQLHHRIVIVEVNRNIIQKEDYKQTTLSDQDQVEIVHFVGGG; from the coding sequence ATGGAGTTACACATTAATGGAGAAACACTCCAACTTCCTGATGACATTCGAACAGTCGAAGATTTATTGATCCATTTTCAACTTCATCATCGAATTGTAATCGTGGAAGTCAATCGAAACATTATTCAAAAAGAAGACTATAAACAAACAACATTGTCCGATCAAGATCAAGTAGAAATTGTACATTTTGTAGGAGGCGGTTGA
- the thiD gene encoding bifunctional hydroxymethylpyrimidine kinase/phosphomethylpyrimidine kinase: MVNVYKALTIAGSDSGGGAGIQADLKTFQELHVYGMTVITAATAQNTLGVQGVYPLSVEAVVKQLDSIEQDLAPHAVKTGMLFSEEIIIAVAERVQSYGWKQLVVDPVMIAKGGAPLLQEDAVQAMKKHLLPLAKVITPNIPEAEVLTGMAITNIEDRKDAAKRLHDMGVSYVVMKGGHGNEEQLIDLLFDGEQFYEWQSRRIESRHTHGTGCTFAAAITAELAKGSSVEEAVSVAKTFIHLAIEQELGIGSGNGPTNHWAFRNQHEVVS; this comes from the coding sequence TTGGTGAACGTATATAAAGCGTTGACGATTGCTGGATCTGATAGCGGAGGCGGGGCCGGTATTCAAGCGGATTTAAAAACATTTCAAGAATTGCACGTATATGGCATGACTGTAATTACTGCAGCAACAGCCCAAAATACGTTAGGCGTTCAAGGGGTTTATCCGCTATCGGTTGAAGCGGTTGTCAAACAATTAGATTCGATTGAACAAGATTTAGCCCCACACGCGGTAAAGACTGGCATGTTGTTTAGTGAAGAAATTATTATAGCGGTCGCGGAGCGTGTTCAATCATACGGGTGGAAACAGCTCGTTGTTGACCCTGTCATGATCGCGAAAGGAGGCGCTCCCCTTCTACAAGAAGACGCCGTCCAAGCGATGAAAAAACACCTTTTACCGTTGGCGAAAGTGATTACCCCAAATATCCCGGAAGCGGAAGTATTAACAGGCATGGCAATCACAAACATAGAAGATCGAAAAGACGCGGCGAAACGACTTCATGACATGGGCGTTTCTTACGTCGTGATGAAAGGTGGCCATGGCAACGAAGAGCAGTTAATTGACCTATTATTCGATGGGGAACAATTTTATGAATGGCAAAGTCGTCGGATCGAATCAAGACATACGCATGGGACGGGATGTACGTTTGCTGCGGCCATTACGGCAGAATTAGCGAAAGGATCATCGGTGGAAGAAGCGGTATCTGTTGCGAAAACCTTTATTCATTTAGCGATTGAACAAGAACTAGGCATCGGGAGTGGAAACGGCCCGACCAACCATTGGGCGTTTCGAAACCAACATGAGGTGGTCTCGTGA
- a CDS encoding ABC transporter ATP-binding protein has protein sequence MKPVCSVHKLRLKFPGTDSLFFKDITISISKGEKVLLLGPSGCGKSTLLQVLAGLIPRTIEVPMKAESIQTPASWGYVFQDPDSQFCMPYVDEELAFTLENRLVPREQMADRIKELLQLVDLQLDTPHTPIQKLSGGMKQRLAIASALAGDPDVLFLDEPTAMIDPEGTEEVWRVLKHVASEKTIIIVEHKIDLILDWVDRIVLFNEHGEVIANGPAKQIFQQYQETIDQHGIWYPGCWDRYQAKRSNKRKTVSTTEILRLEQFQGLRNKRIHIEVEKAVVYQGEWIAITGSNGAGKSTLLQAIIGFIPTKGTCIFRGQTVHKMKRMYEQIGFVFQQPEFQFVTNSVYDELAYGLRLQKRPEVEIEPIVHTLLEQFHLNGLCHQHPYQLSVGQKRRLSVAASIVHHQPLLLLDEPTFGQDAQNTFALLERLEHLREQGTTILMVTHDTHIVDTFATRRWEITNGRLVRDEPIHRPTKELVGSR, from the coding sequence ATGAAACCGGTTTGTTCTGTCCACAAGTTACGACTGAAATTTCCAGGGACCGATTCCCTATTTTTTAAAGATATAACTATATCCATTTCCAAAGGAGAAAAGGTCCTTTTACTAGGTCCATCAGGTTGTGGAAAATCAACGTTGCTTCAAGTATTAGCCGGCTTGATTCCGCGGACGATTGAAGTTCCGATGAAGGCAGAAAGCATCCAAACTCCGGCCTCATGGGGCTATGTGTTTCAAGACCCCGATTCCCAATTTTGTATGCCCTATGTCGATGAAGAGCTCGCGTTTACCTTAGAAAATCGATTGGTACCTCGTGAACAAATGGCTGACCGGATTAAAGAGTTGCTTCAACTCGTCGATTTGCAATTAGATACTCCCCACACACCCATTCAAAAATTATCCGGGGGAATGAAGCAACGGTTAGCCATCGCTTCTGCTTTAGCAGGAGACCCGGACGTACTATTTTTAGATGAACCGACCGCTATGATTGACCCGGAAGGAACAGAAGAAGTATGGCGGGTGTTAAAACACGTTGCTTCGGAAAAAACGATCATCATTGTCGAACATAAAATTGACCTGATTTTGGATTGGGTGGACCGTATCGTATTGTTCAACGAACATGGTGAGGTTATCGCTAATGGTCCGGCAAAACAGATATTTCAACAGTACCAAGAGACGATTGATCAACACGGTATTTGGTATCCGGGCTGTTGGGATCGATATCAGGCAAAACGTTCGAACAAACGGAAAACGGTATCAACCACCGAAATTCTTCGACTCGAACAGTTTCAAGGATTACGAAACAAGCGGATACACATCGAGGTGGAGAAAGCGGTTGTTTATCAAGGAGAATGGATTGCCATTACCGGAAGCAATGGAGCGGGGAAAAGCACATTACTGCAAGCGATCATTGGGTTCATTCCAACAAAAGGAACATGTATTTTTCGAGGTCAAACGGTACACAAAATGAAACGAATGTATGAACAAATCGGTTTTGTGTTTCAGCAACCTGAATTTCAATTTGTCACTAATTCCGTCTACGACGAATTGGCGTATGGCCTTCGATTGCAAAAACGACCAGAAGTGGAAATAGAGCCGATCGTCCACACGCTTTTAGAACAATTCCATTTAAACGGGCTTTGCCATCAGCATCCGTATCAATTATCCGTTGGGCAAAAACGTCGCTTAAGCGTTGCCGCTTCCATCGTACATCACCAACCGTTGTTGCTGTTAGATGAACCGACGTTTGGTCAGGATGCGCAAAATACGTTTGCCTTATTAGAACGGTTAGAACACCTTCGGGAACAAGGGACGACCATTCTTATGGTGACGCACGATACCCATATTGTCGACACATTTGCAACAAGACGATGGGAAATTACTAATGGCCGATTGGTACGTGATGAGCCAATCCATCGTCCAACGAAAGAACTTGTCGGAAGTAGGTAA
- a CDS encoding thiazole biosynthesis adenylyltransferase ThiF: protein MNDRYSRQELFSPIGKEGQQQLVKKHVVIIGAGALGTGTSEALVRAGVGKVTIMDRDYVDWSNLQRQQLYSEEDAKLRLPKAIAAKKRLEQVNCDVQIEAMVTDVTVNVLEELVKKGKPDVLIDATDNFDTRMVINDISQKYGIPWIYGACVGSYGVSYPFIPGKTPCLHCLLETLPMNGLTCDTAGIISPAVQMVAAYQVAETLKILVGDIDAVRRKLISFDVWKNQQSMIDVNSLKREDCPSCGTHQTYPFLSYEHQTKTEVLCGRNTVQIRPAIKGPRDLDELAKVLSRQGGNVEKNPYLVSLEVPEHRLVVFKDGRVLVHGTKDIQEAKTLYHRYLG from the coding sequence TTGAACGACCGTTACTCAAGACAAGAGCTCTTTTCTCCAATAGGTAAAGAAGGGCAACAACAGTTAGTCAAAAAACACGTAGTTATTATCGGGGCGGGGGCTTTAGGAACTGGAACTAGCGAAGCCCTTGTCCGTGCTGGTGTGGGCAAAGTCACGATCATGGATCGGGATTACGTCGATTGGAGTAACTTACAACGTCAACAACTGTATAGTGAAGAAGATGCGAAACTTCGCTTACCAAAAGCAATTGCTGCGAAAAAAAGATTAGAGCAAGTCAACTGTGACGTGCAGATTGAGGCGATGGTCACCGATGTGACGGTGAATGTACTAGAGGAGCTTGTGAAAAAGGGCAAACCTGATGTCCTTATCGATGCGACCGATAATTTTGATACGCGCATGGTTATTAACGATATTTCACAAAAATACGGGATACCGTGGATTTACGGAGCTTGTGTCGGAAGCTACGGAGTGAGTTATCCGTTTATTCCAGGAAAAACTCCTTGTCTGCATTGTTTATTAGAAACCCTGCCGATGAATGGTCTCACGTGCGATACGGCGGGGATTATCAGTCCTGCCGTACAAATGGTCGCGGCGTATCAAGTAGCTGAAACGTTAAAAATTCTCGTCGGTGATATTGATGCGGTTCGTCGTAAACTCATTTCGTTTGATGTGTGGAAAAACCAACAATCGATGATTGATGTCAACTCGTTAAAACGAGAGGATTGTCCTTCTTGCGGAACGCATCAAACGTATCCGTTTCTTTCGTATGAACACCAAACAAAAACAGAGGTTTTGTGTGGGCGAAATACGGTGCAAATTCGCCCAGCGATAAAAGGTCCTCGCGATTTAGACGAGCTCGCCAAAGTGCTCTCACGTCAAGGGGGTAATGTAGAGAAAAATCCGTACCTCGTATCATTGGAAGTGCCTGAGCATCGACTCGTTGTGTTTAAAGATGGACGTGTCCTCGTTCACGGAACAAAAGATATTCAAGAAGCGAAAACATTATATCATCGGTATTTAGGGTAG
- the tenI gene encoding thiazole tautomerase TenI, whose protein sequence is MEQELHVITTGQQQSAEIVEIVAHIHPYVDTIHLREKQMTAKELGNLVSSLLDQGVPASKMVVNDRVDVAVVYSLKGVQLAYHSLDVKRVKDHFPSLQVGCSVHSLEEALAAARHGADYCVYGHIFPTASKKGLQPRGIQALTQIANEVPIPVIGIGGITVENAVHVLNAGAKGIAVMSGVFLAKDPVSAAKAYTRLLKNWRAKHGKQTI, encoded by the coding sequence TTGGAACAAGAATTGCATGTCATTACGACCGGCCAGCAACAAAGTGCGGAGATTGTCGAGATTGTAGCCCACATTCATCCATACGTGGATACGATTCATTTGCGGGAAAAGCAAATGACGGCGAAAGAGTTAGGTAACCTTGTCTCCTCTTTATTAGATCAAGGCGTTCCCGCTTCCAAAATGGTCGTGAATGACCGTGTTGATGTGGCGGTTGTTTATAGTTTGAAAGGGGTACAACTTGCTTACCATAGTTTAGACGTTAAACGAGTCAAGGACCATTTTCCATCTTTACAGGTAGGTTGCTCTGTTCATTCGTTGGAAGAGGCGCTGGCGGCCGCTCGCCACGGTGCTGATTATTGTGTGTATGGTCACATTTTTCCAACGGCGAGTAAAAAGGGGTTACAACCACGAGGAATTCAAGCGTTGACACAGATTGCTAACGAAGTACCTATCCCGGTGATTGGGATTGGAGGAATTACAGTTGAAAACGCCGTGCACGTTCTGAATGCGGGAGCAAAGGGAATTGCCGTGATGTCGGGTGTGTTTTTGGCAAAAGATCCTGTAAGTGCCGCAAAAGCATATACACGGTTACTAAAAAACTGGAGGGCCAAACATGGAAAACAAACGATATGA
- the yugI gene encoding general stress protein 13: MTEKLEVGTIVTGTVTGIQPYGAFVELDNQTQGLIHISEISQGFVKNIHDHVKVGDQVKVKVLSIDEDGKISLSIRAAQATGKKKVGKKRQGSVKNETPQAGFNTLKEKLQEWIEQSQREDLIKK, translated from the coding sequence ATGACTGAAAAATTAGAAGTAGGAACAATTGTAACAGGTACTGTGACCGGTATTCAACCGTATGGTGCTTTTGTGGAGCTTGATAATCAAACACAAGGGCTTATCCATATATCGGAAATCAGCCAAGGGTTTGTGAAAAACATTCACGACCATGTAAAAGTTGGCGATCAAGTAAAAGTAAAAGTTCTTTCCATTGATGAGGACGGGAAAATTAGTTTATCCATTCGGGCGGCTCAAGCAACTGGCAAAAAGAAAGTAGGGAAAAAGCGCCAAGGAAGCGTCAAAAATGAAACACCACAGGCCGGCTTTAACACGTTAAAAGAAAAACTCCAAGAATGGATTGAACAATCACAACGGGAAGATTTGATTAAAAAATAA
- the thiO gene encoding glycine oxidase ThiO — protein MENKRYDAVIVGGGVIGCSIAFQLAKRGASVIVLEKQEIAQGASRAAAGMLGAQSEFTTDSPLIPLALKSREMFPSIVEELEELTGIDIGLVQRGLIKVACSKEDGVALEQHYQFWKQQDPSVQWLSMKELQEREPHVTETLYGAMYLPGDGQVRAAELSIAFAKAASRFGAVIKEYTEVYSLLWERGQVKGVETAEGRITSDNVILCAGAWSKQLLKPTGIDVPLFPVKGECLSVVTEIPFITSTIFANNGCYIVPKKGNRLVIGATSQEGTFHQKVSVKGVQSLLERASAILPSIVEAHWENVWSGIRPQTSDGLPYLGEHPDIKGLFGAFGHYRNGILLSPITGVIMADLVEGKTYESIDLSSFHLLRVVPTSM, from the coding sequence ATGGAAAACAAACGATATGATGCAGTGATTGTGGGAGGTGGAGTCATCGGTTGTTCCATTGCTTTTCAACTGGCCAAACGAGGGGCGTCCGTAATCGTCCTCGAAAAACAAGAAATCGCCCAAGGAGCGTCAAGGGCAGCGGCGGGGATGTTAGGGGCCCAATCGGAATTTACCACGGATAGCCCGCTCATTCCGTTAGCGTTAAAAAGCCGAGAGATGTTTCCTTCAATTGTTGAAGAATTAGAGGAATTAACGGGTATCGACATTGGGCTCGTTCAAAGAGGGCTAATTAAAGTCGCTTGTTCGAAAGAGGATGGGGTGGCGCTCGAACAACATTATCAATTTTGGAAACAACAAGATCCTTCTGTCCAATGGTTATCGATGAAGGAATTGCAAGAGAGGGAGCCCCATGTGACGGAAACGCTTTATGGTGCTATGTACCTTCCAGGAGACGGTCAAGTACGCGCGGCTGAATTATCGATTGCTTTTGCAAAAGCCGCCTCTCGTTTCGGAGCTGTCATTAAGGAATATACGGAAGTGTACAGCCTTTTATGGGAAAGAGGTCAAGTGAAAGGAGTCGAGACGGCAGAAGGGCGAATCACTTCCGATAATGTAATTCTATGTGCAGGAGCTTGGTCAAAACAATTATTAAAACCGACTGGCATCGATGTTCCACTTTTTCCGGTCAAAGGGGAATGTCTTTCCGTTGTAACGGAAATTCCGTTCATTACGTCCACGATTTTTGCGAACAACGGCTGTTACATCGTTCCGAAAAAAGGGAACCGATTAGTCATCGGTGCCACATCCCAGGAAGGAACGTTTCATCAAAAAGTGAGCGTAAAGGGAGTGCAAAGCCTGCTCGAGCGGGCTTCTGCTATTCTTCCTAGCATAGTAGAAGCCCATTGGGAAAACGTGTGGAGCGGCATTCGCCCGCAAACAAGTGATGGACTTCCTTACCTTGGAGAGCATCCGGATATTAAAGGGCTGTTTGGTGCGTTTGGTCATTACCGCAACGGAATTTTACTTAGTCCGATTACTGGAGTGATTATGGCTGATTTAGTAGAAGGAAAAACATATGAATCTATCGATTTATCAAGCTTTCACTTGTTACGAGTAGTACCAACAAGTATGTAA
- a CDS encoding ECF transporter S component, with product MQHSKQLKLADILTTIVIAIVFGIVYKLWGPFYYFVKPFGLHLDQLIYGMWFIAAIVAFLIIRKPGVALLAEVAAASGEFIVGSEWGLEVLLYGFLQGLFAEAVFAIFRYKRFNVFVASLAAISSTLASLIMDLYKGYIDELALWNLMLFIGARFVGAILIAGIFAYCLVKALEATGVTQLVRPASTEDYEALDR from the coding sequence ATGCAACACTCTAAACAATTAAAATTAGCTGACATTTTAACAACGATTGTGATTGCGATAGTTTTTGGGATTGTATATAAACTGTGGGGACCGTTTTACTACTTTGTAAAACCATTTGGACTTCATCTCGATCAGCTGATTTACGGTATGTGGTTCATTGCCGCAATTGTGGCGTTTTTAATTATTCGTAAACCGGGGGTCGCACTGCTAGCGGAAGTAGCCGCAGCATCAGGGGAATTTATTGTTGGGTCGGAATGGGGACTTGAAGTTTTACTATACGGATTTTTACAAGGATTGTTTGCCGAAGCGGTGTTCGCTATTTTCCGTTACAAACGTTTCAATGTATTTGTTGCTTCATTAGCGGCCATTAGTTCCACATTGGCTTCTCTGATCATGGATTTATACAAAGGGTATATTGATGAGTTAGCGCTATGGAATTTAATGCTATTTATTGGTGCCCGCTTTGTTGGAGCTATTTTGATTGCCGGAATTTTCGCTTATTGCTTAGTGAAAGCGCTGGAGGCTACTGGGGTTACGCAACTTGTACGACCAGCTTCTACTGAGGATTACGAGGCATTAGATCGATAG